From a single Cotesia glomerata isolate CgM1 linkage group LG6, MPM_Cglom_v2.3, whole genome shotgun sequence genomic region:
- the LOC123267017 gene encoding RUN domain-containing protein 1, translated as MDQVNLELFPEEQHCTNGNEEYDTDENERPSGERWPPVGANDDVDDEFNSECKYTDNLEKLKILEEEQDVLNSSLIALTTHFAQVQFRLRQIVDAPSDQKENLLKELEEFAFRGIPDVSSILLCKSEANTALVPSTDSSLHISNDECTDIGLESKIAQRKLKQKELIEQLKTQLEDLERYAYETDGQDLPQSVILERQNLLINHLKEKLNFEIDDLCKLSVDDLRWQVDHAINEIVNPLKMKEQLVNQLKTQVSDLERFIHYLQGEVSTEAYACTCTCPVHTNSAKLSAKKSRKPFPQEHASDGNHTKTLNTVRKVITLLHLYLMSQLGCGRDRVRRNIDKNSDIPVWRDMRARLDAAIEDVLQNVAAMERHFEDEDYNSHTSDLDLSKAQFNARITASVRKHLAICIRDLIQHGLTSDVRASNSVVPFVGCFPQKKSVSHNFMHAWELIIKYYEIKNGHMYNSSPAQKLSQSFNLDLVNRRNVSPKQILLITIGNIIATHTPYKRSHNSHFKAFICAALNANKLVIWLRYILQCQYLLENYYTSWSYVVKTGFQDAFHTLDRLSSVRFDLPVDLAVQQFQNIKDAF; from the exons atg GATCAAGTAAACCTTGAACTTTTTCCCGAAGAACAACATTGTACCAATGGAAATGAGGAGTATGATACTGACGAAAATGAACGACCCTCTGGTGAAAGATGGCCACCAGTTGGGGCTAATGATGATGTTGATGATGAATTCAACAGTGAATGCAAATATACCGATAATTTggaaaa ACTTAAAATATTAGAAGAGGAACAAGATGTGCTCAATTCATCACTAATTGCATTAACAACACATTTTGCTCAg GTTCAATTTCGTCTTCGCCAAATAGTTGATGCTCCCAGTgatcaaaaagaaaatttactaaaagaaTTAGAAGAATTTGCATTTCGAGGAATTCCAGATGTTTCAAGCATTTTACTATGTAAATCTGAAGCTAACACAGCTCTTGTACCATCAACAGATAGTTCATTACATATAAGTAATGATGAGTGTACTGACATTGGATTGGAATCTAAAATTGCACAGCGAAAACTTAAACAAAAAGAGTTGatagaacaattaaaaaccCAACTAGAAGATTTGGAGCGATATGCTTATGAAACTGATGGTCAAGATCTACCGCAAAGCGTTATATTAGAACGGCAAAATTTGTTGATAA atcatCTTAaagaaaaacttaattttgaaattgatgaTTTATGTAAGTTATCTGTTGATGATTTGAGATGGCAAGTTGATCATGCAATAAATGAg atcGTCAATCCGTTGAAAATGAAGGAACAGCTAGTAAATCAATTGAAAACTCAAGTGTCAGATTTAGAACGGTTCATTCATTATCTACAGGGAGAAGTTAGCACAGAAGCATACGCTTGCACTTGTACATGTCCAGTTCATACAAATAGTGCAAAATTATCTGCTAAAAAATCTAGAAAACCATTCCCTCAAGAACATGCAAGTGATGGCAATCATACAAAAACACTTAATACTGTGAGAAAAGTTATAACACTGTTACATCTTTATCTAATGTCACAATTGGGTTGTGGCAGAGACAGAGTTCGAcgtaatattgataaaaactcTGATATTCCCGTATGGCGAGATATGAGAGCTCGATTGGATGCAGCCATAGAAGATGTATTACAAAATGTTGCAGCGATGGAACGTCATTTTGAAGACGAAGATTACAATAGTCACACTTCTGATTTAGATTTATCTAAAGCACAGTTCAATGCGCGAATTACAGCATCAGTGAGAAAACATTTAGCCATTTGTATAAGAGATTTGATTCAACATGGATTGACCTCTGATGTTCGTGCTAGTAACAGTGTTGTACCTTTTGTTGGCTGTTTTCCACAGAAAAAATCAGTATCTCATAATTTCATGCATGCATgggaattaataataaagtattatgaaataaaaaatggtcatATGTACAACTCTAGTCCAGCTCAAAAATTATCTCAAAGCTTTAACTTAGATCTTGTCAATAGAAGGAATGTTTCTCCAAAACAG ATTCTATTAATTACTATTGGAAATATAATTGCTACCCATACACCTTACAAAAGAAGTCATAACTCACATTTTAAAGCATTTATTTGTGCAGCCTTAAA cgcCAACAAATTGGTTATATGGTTAAGGTACATACTACagtgtcaatatttattggaaaattattatacatCATGGAGTTATGTTGTGAAAACTG GATTTCAAGATGCCTTTCACACTCTTGATCGGTTATCATCCGTTCGTTTTGATCTTCCAGTTGACTTAGCCGTACAACAATTTCAGAATATAAAAGATGCTTTTTAA